The Vicia villosa cultivar HV-30 ecotype Madison, WI unplaced genomic scaffold, Vvil1.0 ctg.001850F_1_1, whole genome shotgun sequence genomic sequence gttgttattTTGTGTTTAGGAAACGTAGAGCTTTGAGGAATCCACAACCgattgttcttgatcttgatgaagatgaaacCCCCAAAAAGGGTAAATTAtcatgattttgattttgattctgattcatGTATATTTGAAGTGTGTTCTATTTGATTTATATGATGGTGTTATTGATGAACAGACAGtgggaagaagaagagagaaaagaaaaattgTGTCGGCGAAGAAAGTAAAGTTGGAGAAAAGGAATTGACTAAGAAGGGATCTGATGTTAATTCTAATAGTTCTGGTCTTCCTTGTATGGATAAGCTAAGGGAGGAGCTTTCATGTGCAGTAAGATTCTTGTGATGTTTCAttctgttttttgttttgtttcatgATTTTTGTAGAGACAGATGGTGATTTTTATGTGTTTGTTATGCAGATTTGTTTGGAGATATGCTTTGAGCCAAGTACCACTCCTTGTGGTCATAGGTATCAAATTCAAACACAACAATACTTTTAGAAgttttcattttctgatttggccaaTTGAAGTTTTGCTATAAAATTCCTTAGGAGATACTagtacaattttattttatatgaattctTAGATTTTTGACATAGAATATATAATTTTGCAGCTTTTGTAGAAAATGTCTGAAATCTGCTGGAGACAAGTGTGGCAAAAAGTGTCCCAAATGCAGGCAATTGATAAGGTATATAAAATTAACTATAAACTGTGTAGTGACCATTGTTTTAAAGTGCGCAATCTGCCTATTGTGCACAAGTGTGGTCAATGCAGCTGCTATATTGTGGCCGTAATTGTGGTTGTCGTGCAAATTAAGATTATGCTTATAAGGTTTCTGTTCAATAAATTGTTGGTAGCTCATCAGTTCATTAATCATGATGATAATAACATGTTGCAGCAATGGACGATCGTGCACGGTGAACACCGTTCTCTGGAACACGATTCAACTTCTATTTCCTCAAGAAATTGAAGCAAGGAAAGTTGCTGCTGCTAGCACCATAAATAATAGACACGCTGTTCAGAATCCAATTCCAGAAAAAACATTTTATACTAGCACAAGGAATAGAAGTTTACAACCATATCCATCCAGTAGGGGTATGAATTCAAGGAGAAACGAGGCAGCGACAACACAAGATGAAGAGGATGCTGCATTGGCCAGAAGGCTGCAAAGAGAAATTGATAGAGAAAACAACAACCGTAGAACTTCAACATTATCATCTATGGTTAGAGCGAGGTCAAGAAGAGGGGTTTCTAACCAAGATGAAGATGCTGCTTTTGCTCTAAGGTTGCAAAGAAATGAGTTTATGCAAGCTTTTAGAAGTAGCAGCCAGGAAccgtcatcttcttcttcctccacaTTATTAGCTGGACCAAATTTGAGGGCTATGGCAACTAGAGCCATGAATCTTCGTAATAGAGAGAGAAGGGTTTAATAATCAAGACAACTGGAAATGTATGCAAAGATGGCTAATACATAGGTCATCTTTTGTATACAAATCTTATGTGTGACTCTTTTGATATGCTAAGAAATAATACAAATtgtattaaacaaaaccattggaGTAGAATAAGAACTTGGAGTCATGTGTATTGATGTAGTTTAATTTTATAAGATTGGCAATATTATAATAGGTGTAACTCGTGTAAGCAATTCGTTTTATAAGATTAAACAAAACGATTGGAgtagaaaataatttatttcatgcAAAAATAATGGCTATGAATCTTATGTAATACAAGATTGGCAATATTATGCAAAAAAAACTGAGTCATATGTATATTGATGTTGCTTGATTTTATAAGATTGGCAATATGATGTGTGTGGTATGCTAATTGTAATAACTCAGTTTTTgagttattattttaatttaattattatgtgtgataattgaattaatttgggTGATGGGGTGTGTGACATCGAGATGAGAGTGTACGAGTAATTAGGAGTTAttttaataatgaaaataatattattttattttattttattttattaaatagaaagtGGGGTTTAAATGAGAATTATGAAAAATAGAGGAGAGGAAGTTGTGAGAATGTTAGTAAATGAGATGCGAGTTTATAATTTTAACtagattactctaattatataaaTTAGGAGATAACTTAGGTTTAGGGGAGACTTCCATTCGTGAAAACAAACTTGGAGAGAATAGAGGCAAAGAGGCTAGAAACACAAGTGGGAGAAGGAGAAGGCTTGAGGGAAGAGCATCAAATAAATCAGGATTTTATTGCTGCTAggatatccaaggtaagggggagaactACTTCTCTAATGGGCATATGCATGAGGGGTAGAATGAGGTGTTCTTAACCTCCAATAGGATTTTTGGGTTTTTGATTGAAAGCTTTaaattgatgatgaattgttgttaTATGATTATGTTGGTGATAAAATTCGTGTACTATTATGTGTGAAAATTTTGTTTATGTTGGTTTTGAACCTCCAATATTGTTGTGTCAAAAAAAACTTTGAAAACATAACTTGAAAACCTtgaaaaatgattattttatttaagCAAATCTGTTATATATTGTAAATTTGTTGTTTAATCATTGGATTATTGTAGTGTGATGTTTGTTCCTTATGTTAAGCAGAAGATTATGCAAAAAAATTGCAGCTTCTGTTTTGGATATGTGTTTCACTTAGATGAAGAGCCTGAAGCCCATGCTTATGGAAGTCTATTTAAAAGAACACTCTAAACCTAATGGAGTAACTAAGTCGTGTGAATTGAAGTGTTTTAAGGGTTTTAGTTTATTCATTGTTTATTTTTCATTGTTAGCCACTCTATTATCACCTTGATATTAGAGCTGGACTGAGTTTGAGTTGTAATTTGTCAAtcactcataagcttttaagcaataGTGGATTATGTGTCTTGAAAGTGTGTGTTCTATCTTTTGTTTGTCATTGTTGTTTATCACATGTTGTATGATTGAAGGAAAGTGAGAGGAGTATCATATCTAGGATTATCTTAGATAGAAATAGCACAGGGAGTGATTAGGTGAGAAGATTGTAAACCACCGGGTGTTTACTTAGGCTTCAAACTAATACAATTTTAGTGGATTTCCTCTCTGGCTTGgatgcccctagagtaggtgatGTTGCAACGAACTGGGTTACTAATTAtatatgttatttactttcagcAATTTACCCTACCtgcataattgttgttgttgttgtgtcccAGAATTTCAATTGACATTAAAGCAGGCACCATGTTCTGTTTTGGGTGAGCTCTAGGGAAGATATTTTATGGTATTATGAAAAAAGAAGGAGTAAATACTAACAGACCACCAATTTTTGGATGGAACCAACTATGACTACTAGAAGGCACGTATGGTGGCTTTTCTAAAATCTTTGGATAGCAAAACATGAAAAGTTGTTATCAAATGTTGGGAACATCCTGTGGTGAAGGACAAAGATGGAAACATATCTGAAAAGTCAAAAGAGGTATGGtctaaggaagaagatgaacttgCTCTTGGAAATTCCAAAGctttaaatgctatattcaatGGAGTTGACAAGAACGTATTCAGGTTAATAAACACATGTATTATGGCCAAAGATGCTTGGGAAATTCTCAGAACCACTCACGAAGGCACATATAAAGTGAAGATGTCTAAATTTCAGCTTCTCGCTAGCAAATTTGAGAATCTAAAGTTGAAAGATGACGAGAGCATTCATGACTTTCACATGAATATTCTTGAAATAACAAATTCATCTAATGCCTTGGGATAGAAAATGTCAGAAGAAAAACTGgtcaaaaaaattctcaaatcaGGCTGAAAAGGACGAATGTTTAGTTGATATCTCTGATCTCCAAGGTGAAGTGACTTTGTTAACATCAAAGCTTAAAAGTATGACCAATTCCATAAGGATTTTGAACAGTGGGTATGGTGTGTTAGATGAAATTGTTCAATATGTAGAAGAAGGTAGGAAAGCCACTAGTATAGGGTTTAGTTATTagtctttaaaaaataaaaggaaaaacccTGTGATGAGATTCTTCCTGCTGAAGTGAAGGATAATAGCATAATGTCTGACCAAATGTTAAAACATCCTGACAAATTTTAGGAAACTTAGAGCAGAGCCAAGCTTCAACCTTGGAAGTGTATTTAATATGGAAAGTATGGTCACATATAACCATTACGTTACAGACTATAtgggtgtaatacggtgggagaactaactttttttgaaatgttgcggatagcaagagtcgtcaccgactaTTATGTTATCCaatttagaaaggctaaaagaacagaaaaagaccttttaaaagactttgagttcagggggtaagttatacaaagggaatgtgtaagcaccctttgtatccatggttatccatgggctcttaattgcttagctcacttttgttttcaaaatgtttgaagtgtagtgtgtgaatagaaaaagaatttgaataaggactttagcttgtaaaataagcgtagcctttttgaattgatttgaaaaagagtgggaaatgatcttgaatttgaatagagcaagcatttaagagcacctaccctaagtttaatttttctgttctttaagacttttgtttgaaagggctatccataccataaagagggcaggtagtcctttcattggatttgaaaagggtcatcaaagattatcgttcgccataagattgtccctaccataaagagggcaggtagtctcagggaaggatataatagtcattcttaGGCAACCAgggaggataccttagcatttgaAAGGGACGATTATCATCTTATTGTAGGCAAAATCGAatggacttatgatctttttatgatgataatgaactgagggcaacatttgctaaggcattctcgtattcgagggacttgactatttttaaatcgaaggcagcataagagaggttaccctaaaggtgtgtgtgtgcaacaatcacgtgattcagttCGGATATTTTTATCTTGTATTAGGCAAACTAAATTCATTAAattgttgtcactccctattgttactaaccacgcagttaaaatatcAACAAAAAATATAAACCATAATTATAGTTAtaaggtgcggaaagtaaaggcagaaaagtaaatcctaattactattacatttaaaatgaatgagcgacctatacaccttctagaattttaaatgacagaaaattaaataattgaataaaacgcaaaaaattaaataaaggaaaattaaacaaaagcaaaaaataaagggaaaatttaAACAGAGGGCATTCGACAATCAATggaatatgagatgagaagagaaattcgcggtaatgaagaaattcaatatttgattaaaaaagggGTAAACCCTAACCTTTGAAGGCTAAAAAAACCTAATGGGTAAGATAAATCTACAGGCTAAAAAATCTAAGCCTAGGTTAATGGGCAACATTTTCATAAAGGTTTTCCTTAGTTATCTATGGTTTGTAAAGTCGAAGGCTAACCCTAAttgtaaacctaaaattaatttaaaattattaaacctaaaaaaacctaaaattagtaactaattatttaactaatttaaaaaaactaaaattaaattatttaacacTAATTAATGATTAATCCTAAAAAtttaaccaaaaaaaattaatcaattaattagtcctaaattaagttaataattaaaattactaaTCAAAAAAACTAAGTCTTGTGTTTATTTATTAAGATTAaacttaaaattttttaaaaagaataacCAATAAATTatgtaaagaaataaataaaacttaaaaaaacctGGCACCGATTGTGTGTGGAGCACCTTGGACAGTCCATGGTACACCCTCAAGCTCTAGTGCGTAGGATATTGCTTGGTGACGATCTAGTGGCAGAAAGACGAGCGCCTATCGTGAGCTCGCGTTGGGCATGGGTTACGGATCGGTGAGTGAATAACTTGCGAAAAAAATACATGCCTTGGCCAGGCTCGAACTGGCATTTTGGAGGTCATTCTCTTGCTTCGCCACTGAACCAAGCATCTCATGTTGTCAAACAATGGAAACAAaagtaatatatataaaaaataatatttaaatttgaaaagaaCAAAGGGAAGACGCGCGCTCCCCAATTTTTCAAATCGGGCCAATGGGGAGCctacacctcatcgtcttcttgCTTATAACATGCCAATACTTTCTACAGCACCCTGCAGAGAATTAGTTGCGAAAGACACATAGCTATAACACCTGTGATTCACAAAAAAAACCTCATACAAGCGTAAATATCAAAATCGATGCCATGGATAAACTCGTATTACTCTTACGATCTCCTTGGTACCTGTATTTATTTCTAATTCGGTCTAAATCAAAGAACCCTAATTCaaggttcaaaaccctaacaatggcaaaccTCGATATAAACACTTAACGATCAAATTAAATATCCAGAATCCTTCTAAGCATCACAACAAACAATAATATccaatcaaaaatcatttatGCATGATGAATCTAAGAAAACAAAGACAAGtttgtttgagcaaaccgtggTCGGTGGTGACGTGATTCTGGCTGTTCAGATTGAAAGGTAAGGACTTGGTTAGCTTTAGAATCGCCTAAGGAGTGCTTCTGAACCTTTAGAACACTTTGAATCTTCCTCTAACTCCAAAGTTGACCTCCACTTGTTCTTGTGTTTTTTTTAGAGTTTGAGTATGGCCATTGACTGTAGAATCTCGTCCCCATACCTCTAGAATTGTTGTGTGTATATATAAGGTTGAATTAGGGCAACAAACTTGGCTTGAATCTTCATTGAATCCATGATTGCAATCTTGAAGAAATATGATTTGTAAAACCTTCCAATTTTGTCcaatttcaattttattcttcCAATATTGCCTTGCACGAATTTATATTGTATATGAGGTATAATTATGATTGGATATGATTAGAATGAAGAgccaaatcaaatatttgattttttgcttgatttttttgagtttaatcatttttaaataaataaaaaattcataataaatcaaataaattctaTAAATTCGTGTCAATTGGGTTTGAAGTCTTGGATAACTagaggatcaagattgaataaaaaaagattgggcccatttgcaagaaagctccttttgaaccatatttacttcatatttttcactcaaagttgtccaactttgacaaggcatatatccctcaatttttaagatatggaagagttataggacttttggaaagctcaagatatcctctacaagccactttggaaccctttttcatttggagattttatcttgatgatataggccTTGAGAAAAAACTGCCTTTGGTTGattttcaaaaaggacctgtaatgttttggatcatatctctcaaatgaagcatttttggccttggctttagagagacaaagttgtatagaattcaatttccttcaaaataggctttagttgggaaatttttgatgttccatgtgaaagttatggctggttaaAACTTTAGTTGACtcttaggtcaaaaaccctaatttagaaactttgagttttgttgatttatggactttccttgatgaatcatgatcaaacttttatcaaatgatgaatgttacttcaaaatattgatgctAAGCAAAAATCAGGAGtcttgactgtattttgaccacagttgacttttaggtcaaactagtcgattgttgactatttgagcaattgactgagcaatcttgggaaCTGGAGCTTGAATTTTGTCATAAAGATATTTTGAAGTCTAAGGAGTCATATGAAGTCCATTGGAGACCTTGACTTATCCTCTTTCACCAAGAAAttcaaaacccttgttttaggagcctttgattaggagagtgtgtacTCAGTTGAGTCTTGAGCTTTTGATGCTTGGATGAGTCTTGCATGAAactatggtgggcaaattttggggtatgaaaatgGGTATCCAAAACATTCTCCTCAACCTAAGGCTAATCATGTAAGGATTAAAACTTGAAAGGAGTGGAAAGTGAAGGATGTTGTCACAAGTCTCATAGCTCGTACCTCTCTTAGAGTCTCATCTagagaagactggtattttgacagtggatgttctAGGCATATGACAAGAGTGAAGAATTTCTTGGTGAACATTAAGCCTTACACCACTAGTTATGTTACTTTTGGAGATGGTGGCAAAGGAGAAATTAAAGGAGTTCGAAGACTAGCCTATGAAGGATCTCCTATGCTTGATAATGTACTGTTTGTGAAAGGTCTGACTGCTAATCTGATAAGTATCAACCAGTTATGTGATCAAGGTGTTAAATTTAATTTCATTAAGTCTGAATGTATGGTAACAAATGAGAAGAATGAAGTACTGATGAGAGGATCCATGTCTAAGGACAATTGCTACTTATGGACACCCCAAGAAATTACTTGTTCCTCCACATGTATGATGTCCAAGGAAGATGAAGTCAAGTTGTGGCATCAAAAACTTGGCCATTTACATATGaaaggtgtaacacccttctaaacccccgcgtaaatttaatataatcagagtaataaaacagcaaggatgctacaattattaaaataaataaaaataccaagtcgattgtcatgctttattagaatttaaccaatatcaaaacatgtgtttagcacagcggaacttaatttaACAATATTAGGAAacatatccaaacaaataatcaatacataatccataaccaaaatggcaacaatgtatatcaagtaacgctaagactatcgatcccagtgttacaatcagagcatgactcgacacgaactacgggctagcctacaagctatcttcacccaatcaagatgccactacatccttaatctgaaatcatcaaagtaagggtgagtttcattcgaattaataaccattatacaatcataagcaataaaatctcatagcaattatcatccactcaagcgtacatataatcggaatttattacaacaagcaagcatcagtacATAAGCATCTTCTAACACACCAAACAATCATTCAGTTATATCAgaatataatgcaatgaatggactgacactaatgcatgtggtaccatacatgggatacacccatccaactgatctttttcatcaccgagatacagtttaaccagcacaaattccacacaatgggaattatgcccaccattttgatccatttcatcaccgggatccatcacaaaaaatgtatgcgaatgaatgcagcatataacatgcttacaacatcaccaatccaatgtatcacatcgtctcattatcatcaccaattcatcaccaataagcatgcattagttttagcattcatacaaatatatcacacgcatacatgtaaaacatcacccaataaataatataaacaggGTATAAAACTCGGACTTTACGTCCTTACTACCTATTCATCGTATAGGTCATTAACTCAGTTTCGCAATGCTctaaacggcacataaatcggatactcggatcaaaagttatgggattttaaagataaaacatttttagaaaaaaattgcagcagaacccggttcgtccctacgtgggaaccggttcctggctgcttcccaaaacacgcctctgatttttactatg encodes the following:
- the LOC131636901 gene encoding uncharacterized protein LOC131636901, which translates into the protein MVENGEQIRSPVIRKKAALMESNSQNMASFISPRFKSAAAMAGWDEEALMLAALIVEDTPDRDSKQKKRLVLNSKSPLSNSSRKRRALRNPQPIVLDLDEDETPKKDSGKKKREKKNCVGEESKVGEKELTKKGSDVNSNSSGLPCMDKLREELSCAICLEICFEPSTTPCGHSFCRKCLKSAGDKCGKKCPKCRQLISNGRSCTVNTVLWNTIQLLFPQEIEARKVAAASTINNRHAVQNPIPEKTFYTSTRNRSLQPYPSSRGMNSRRNEAATTQDEEDAALARRLQREIDRENNNRRTSTLSSMVRARSRRGVSNQDEDAAFALRLQRNEFMQAFRSSSQEPSSSSSSTLLAGPNLRAMATRAMNLRNRERRV